A DNA window from Camelina sativa cultivar DH55 chromosome 13, Cs, whole genome shotgun sequence contains the following coding sequences:
- the LOC104736912 gene encoding uncharacterized protein LOC104736912, which translates to MLEVPDKGNINWLLKKREVASSYYMESEEASRKRKGQDFLANDELANRSEAKKFIDTSTDQKRRRFSANNIEEGYYHHHMSLDLELNLSPSLDLNHHHRHDMCTYNKNYEEEEKKKMMESGLVLGLRTQKSMSRVAFDLDDDCCDRGGVGRGSEEEMVARVCLKCHILVMLCKASPACPNCKFMHSPRRHISLTSLYS; encoded by the exons ATGTTAGAAGTTCCAGACAAAGGAAACATAAACTGGTTGCTGAAGAAACGAGAGGTCGCTTCGTCTTACTACATGGAATCTGAGGAAGCTTCTAGAAAAAGAAAGGGTCAAGACTTTTTGGCAAATGATGAGCTTGCCAACAGATCCGAAGCAAAAAAGTTTATCGATACTTCGACGGATCAGAAG AGGAGAAGATTTAGTGCTAATAATATCGAAGAAGGATATTATCACCACCACATGAGCCTTGATCTTGAACTCAACTTGTCACCATCTCTCGAtctaaatcatcatcatcgtcatgaTATGTGTACTTACAATAAAAACtatgaggaagaggagaagaagaagatgatggagagtGGTTTGGTGTTGGGGCTACGTACACAGAAAAGCATGTCAAGGGTTGCTTTTGATCTCGATGACGATTGTTGCGACCGTGGTGGTGTTGGCAGAGGAAGTGAGGAGGAAATGGTTGCGAGGGTGTGCCTAAAGTGTCATATTTTAGTGATGTTGTGTAAAGCGTCACCTGCATGCCCTAATTGCAAGTTTATGCATTCACCCCGAAGACACATCTCTCTCACTTCTCTTTACTCCTAA